A genome region from Scleropages formosus chromosome 6, fSclFor1.1, whole genome shotgun sequence includes the following:
- the fgfr1b gene encoding fibroblast growth factor receptor 1b isoform X3, translating into MLVPWSLLFLWAVLTRVSLSLARPAITEQADNLASSEDEDDDESSSEENKLPNSQRLLPMAPQWAQPEKMQKKLHAVPASKTVKFRCQASGNPQPTLKWFKNGKEFKRDQRIGGFKVREHMWTIIMESVVPSDKGNYTCVVENKYGSINHTYQLDVVERSPHRPILQAGLPANRTAVIGSNVEFVCKVFSDPQPHIQWLKHIEVNGSRVGPDGLPYVRVLKTAGVNTTDKEMEVLQLRNVTVDDAGEYTCLAGNSIGFSHHSAWLTVYKAKPPSPIPSQTYLEVLIYCVGFFLISVMVAIAAVFKMRSSSKKNDFNSQLAVHKLAKSIPLRRQVSVDSSASLHSRAMLMWPSHLSSSGTPMLSGLSEYELAQDPRWEFPKERLILGKPLGEGCFGQVVMGEAIGLDREKPNNVTKVAVKMLKPDATEKDLSDLISEMEMMKIIGKHKNIINLLGACTQDGPLYVIVEYAAKGNLREYLRARRPQGMEYCYNPDQEPLEIMSLKDLVSCAYQVARGMEYLASKKCIHRDLAARNVLVTEDSVMKIADFGLARDIHHIDYYKKTTNGRLPVKWMAPEALFDRIYTHQSDVWSFGVLLWEIFTLGGSPYPGVPVEELFKLLREGHRMDRPSTCTPELYMMMKDCWHAVPTQRPTFQQLVEDLDRILAMTSNQEYLDLSVPLDQYSPIFPDTRSSTCSSGADSVFSHEAAVREPCLPPSTFPPHPNSRAFKKR; encoded by the exons ATGCTGGTGCCATGGAGCTTGCTGTTCTTGTGGGCAGTACTCACCCGGGTCTCCCTGTCCTTGGCCCGACCTGCGATCACCGAACAAG CAGACAATCTGGCATCTtctgaggatgaggatgatgatgaatcATCCTCAGAAGAAAACAAGCTGCCCAACAGTCAGAGGCTCCTAC CTATGGCACCTCAGTGGGCACAACCAGAGAAGATGCAGAAGAAGCTGCATGCAGTACCAGCCAGCAAGACTGTCAAATTCAGGTGCCAGGCTAGTGGCAACCCCCAACCTACACTCAAGTGGTTCAAGAATGGCAAAGAGTTCAAGAGGGACCAGCGAATTGGAGGTTTCAAG GTTCGAGAGCACATGTGGACGATAATCATGGAGTCTGTGGTACCTTCAGACAAGGGGAACTACACATGCGTGGTGGAGAACAAGTATGGCAGTATCAACCACACTTACCAACTGGATGTTGTTG AGCGCTCACCCCACAGACCCATTCTCCAAGCGGGCCTGCCAGCCAATCGCACAGCAGTGATTGGCAGcaatgtggagtttgtgtgcaAGGTGTTCAGTGACCCTCAGCCCCACATCCAGTGGCTAAAGCACATTGAGGTGAACGGTAGCCGTGTGGGCCCTGATGGATTGCCATATGTCCGTGTCCTGAAG ACGGCGGGTGTTAACACCACAGACAAGGAGATGGAGGTCCTGCAGCTGAGGAATGTAACCGTGGATGATGCAGGGGAGTATACCTGCTTGGCGGGCAATTCTATCGGGTTCTCTCATCACTCTGCATGGTTGACCGTGTACAAAG CcaaacccccctccccaatACCCAGCCAGACCTACCTAGAGGTGCTGATCTACTGCGTGGGCTTCTTCCTTATCTCTGTCATGGTGGCTATTGCTGCTGTCTTCAAGATGCGCAGCTCCTCCAAGAAGAATGACTTCAACAGCCAGCTGGCTGTACACAAACTGGCTAAGAGCATCCCACTACGCAGACAG GTGTCTGTGGACTCCAGCGCCTCCCTGCACTCAAGAGCAATGCTGATGTGGCCCTCACACCTCTCCTCCAGTGGCACCCCTATGTTGTCAGGGTTGTCAGAGTACGAGTTGGCACAGGACCCACGCTGGGAGTTTCCTAAGGAGAG GCTGATCCTTGGGAAACCGTTGGGGGAAGGCTGCTTTGGCCAGGTGGTCATGGGAGAAGCCATTGGCCTGGACCGCGAGAAGCCCAACAACGTGACCAAGGTGGCAGTCAAGATGCTGAAAC CTGATGCCACCGAGAAGGACCTGTCTGATCTGATCTCGGAGATGGAGATGATGAAGATCATCGGCAAGCACAAGAACATCATTAATCTGCTTGGGGCCTGTACCCAGGATG GACCACTGTATGTGATTGTGGAGTATGCTGCCAAGGGAAATCTGCGTGAGTACCTGCGTGCCCGGCGACCGCAGGGGATGGAGTATTGTtacaaccctgaccaggagcCCCTGGAGATTATGTCCCTCAAAGACTTGGTCTCCTGTGCCTACCAAGTGGCACGGGGTATGGAGTATCTGGCATCAAAGAAA TGCATCCACAGAGACCTGGCAGCACGCAATGTTTTGGTGACTGAGGACAGTGTTATGAAGATTGCAGACTTTGGCCTAGCTCGAGATATCCACCATATTGACTACTACAAGAAAACCACCAAT GGCCGCTTGCCAGTTAAGTGGATGGCCCCGGAAGCTCTGTTCGACCGGATATACACGCACCAAAGTGACGT ATGGTCATTTGGGGTCCTCCTTTGGGAGATCTTCACACTGGGTGGTTCCCCCTACCCAGGGGTCCCTGTGGAGGAGCTTTTCAAGTTGCTTCGCGAAGGACACCGCATGGACCGACCCTCAACCTGCACACCTGAGCT GTACATGATGATGAAGGATTGCTGGCATGCTGTTCCCACCCAGAGACCCACATTCCAACAGCTGGTTGAAGATCTGGATCGCATCCTGGCCATGACCTCCAACCAG GAGTACTTGGACCTCTCAGTACCCCTGGACCAGTACTCGCCAATCTTCCCTGACACCCGAAGCTCCACCTGCTCCTCAGGAGCCGACTCTGTGTTCTCTCATGAAGCTGCTGTCAGGGAGCCTTGCCTACCGCCCTCCACGTTCCCCCCTCATCCCAACAGCCGAGCCTTCAAGAAACGCTGA
- the fgfr1b gene encoding fibroblast growth factor receptor 1b isoform X1 — translation MLVPWSLLFLWAVLTRVSLSLARPAITEQADNLASSEDEDDDESSSEENKLPNSQRLLPMAPQWAQPEKMQKKLHAVPASKTVKFRCQASGNPQPTLKWFKNGKEFKRDQRIGGFKVREHMWTIIMESVVPSDKGNYTCVVENKYGSINHTYQLDVVERSPHRPILQAGLPANRTAVIGSNVEFVCKVFSDPQPHIQWLKHIEVNGSRVGPDGLPYVRVLKTAGVNTTDKEMEVLQLRNVTVDDAGEYTCLAGNSIGFSHHSAWLTVYKAKPPSPIPSQTYLEVLIYCVGFFLISVMVAIAAVFKMRSSSKKNDFNSQLAVHKLAKSIPLRRQVIVSVDSSASLHSRAMLMWPSHLSSSGTPMLSGLSEYELAQDPRWEFPKERLILGKPLGEGCFGQVVMGEAIGLDREKPNNVTKVAVKMLKPDATEKDLSDLISEMEMMKIIGKHKNIINLLGACTQDGPLYVIVEYAAKGNLREYLRARRPQGMEYCYNPDQEPLEIMSLKDLVSCAYQVARGMEYLASKKCIHRDLAARNVLVTEDSVMKIADFGLARDIHHIDYYKKTTNGRLPVKWMAPEALFDRIYTHQSDVWSFGVLLWEIFTLGGSPYPGVPVEELFKLLREGHRMDRPSTCTPELYMMMKDCWHAVPTQRPTFQQLVEDLDRILAMTSNQEYLDLSVPLDQYSPIFPDTRSSTCSSGADSVFSHEAAVREPCLPPSTFPPHPNSRAFKKR, via the exons ATGCTGGTGCCATGGAGCTTGCTGTTCTTGTGGGCAGTACTCACCCGGGTCTCCCTGTCCTTGGCCCGACCTGCGATCACCGAACAAG CAGACAATCTGGCATCTtctgaggatgaggatgatgatgaatcATCCTCAGAAGAAAACAAGCTGCCCAACAGTCAGAGGCTCCTAC CTATGGCACCTCAGTGGGCACAACCAGAGAAGATGCAGAAGAAGCTGCATGCAGTACCAGCCAGCAAGACTGTCAAATTCAGGTGCCAGGCTAGTGGCAACCCCCAACCTACACTCAAGTGGTTCAAGAATGGCAAAGAGTTCAAGAGGGACCAGCGAATTGGAGGTTTCAAG GTTCGAGAGCACATGTGGACGATAATCATGGAGTCTGTGGTACCTTCAGACAAGGGGAACTACACATGCGTGGTGGAGAACAAGTATGGCAGTATCAACCACACTTACCAACTGGATGTTGTTG AGCGCTCACCCCACAGACCCATTCTCCAAGCGGGCCTGCCAGCCAATCGCACAGCAGTGATTGGCAGcaatgtggagtttgtgtgcaAGGTGTTCAGTGACCCTCAGCCCCACATCCAGTGGCTAAAGCACATTGAGGTGAACGGTAGCCGTGTGGGCCCTGATGGATTGCCATATGTCCGTGTCCTGAAG ACGGCGGGTGTTAACACCACAGACAAGGAGATGGAGGTCCTGCAGCTGAGGAATGTAACCGTGGATGATGCAGGGGAGTATACCTGCTTGGCGGGCAATTCTATCGGGTTCTCTCATCACTCTGCATGGTTGACCGTGTACAAAG CcaaacccccctccccaatACCCAGCCAGACCTACCTAGAGGTGCTGATCTACTGCGTGGGCTTCTTCCTTATCTCTGTCATGGTGGCTATTGCTGCTGTCTTCAAGATGCGCAGCTCCTCCAAGAAGAATGACTTCAACAGCCAGCTGGCTGTACACAAACTGGCTAAGAGCATCCCACTACGCAGACAGGTAATA GTGTCTGTGGACTCCAGCGCCTCCCTGCACTCAAGAGCAATGCTGATGTGGCCCTCACACCTCTCCTCCAGTGGCACCCCTATGTTGTCAGGGTTGTCAGAGTACGAGTTGGCACAGGACCCACGCTGGGAGTTTCCTAAGGAGAG GCTGATCCTTGGGAAACCGTTGGGGGAAGGCTGCTTTGGCCAGGTGGTCATGGGAGAAGCCATTGGCCTGGACCGCGAGAAGCCCAACAACGTGACCAAGGTGGCAGTCAAGATGCTGAAAC CTGATGCCACCGAGAAGGACCTGTCTGATCTGATCTCGGAGATGGAGATGATGAAGATCATCGGCAAGCACAAGAACATCATTAATCTGCTTGGGGCCTGTACCCAGGATG GACCACTGTATGTGATTGTGGAGTATGCTGCCAAGGGAAATCTGCGTGAGTACCTGCGTGCCCGGCGACCGCAGGGGATGGAGTATTGTtacaaccctgaccaggagcCCCTGGAGATTATGTCCCTCAAAGACTTGGTCTCCTGTGCCTACCAAGTGGCACGGGGTATGGAGTATCTGGCATCAAAGAAA TGCATCCACAGAGACCTGGCAGCACGCAATGTTTTGGTGACTGAGGACAGTGTTATGAAGATTGCAGACTTTGGCCTAGCTCGAGATATCCACCATATTGACTACTACAAGAAAACCACCAAT GGCCGCTTGCCAGTTAAGTGGATGGCCCCGGAAGCTCTGTTCGACCGGATATACACGCACCAAAGTGACGT ATGGTCATTTGGGGTCCTCCTTTGGGAGATCTTCACACTGGGTGGTTCCCCCTACCCAGGGGTCCCTGTGGAGGAGCTTTTCAAGTTGCTTCGCGAAGGACACCGCATGGACCGACCCTCAACCTGCACACCTGAGCT GTACATGATGATGAAGGATTGCTGGCATGCTGTTCCCACCCAGAGACCCACATTCCAACAGCTGGTTGAAGATCTGGATCGCATCCTGGCCATGACCTCCAACCAG GAGTACTTGGACCTCTCAGTACCCCTGGACCAGTACTCGCCAATCTTCCCTGACACCCGAAGCTCCACCTGCTCCTCAGGAGCCGACTCTGTGTTCTCTCATGAAGCTGCTGTCAGGGAGCCTTGCCTACCGCCCTCCACGTTCCCCCCTCATCCCAACAGCCGAGCCTTCAAGAAACGCTGA
- the fgfr1b gene encoding fibroblast growth factor receptor 1b isoform X2, producing the protein MLVPWSLLFLWAVLTRVSLSLARPAITEQDNLASSEDEDDDESSSEENKLPNSQRLLPMAPQWAQPEKMQKKLHAVPASKTVKFRCQASGNPQPTLKWFKNGKEFKRDQRIGGFKVREHMWTIIMESVVPSDKGNYTCVVENKYGSINHTYQLDVVERSPHRPILQAGLPANRTAVIGSNVEFVCKVFSDPQPHIQWLKHIEVNGSRVGPDGLPYVRVLKTAGVNTTDKEMEVLQLRNVTVDDAGEYTCLAGNSIGFSHHSAWLTVYKAKPPSPIPSQTYLEVLIYCVGFFLISVMVAIAAVFKMRSSSKKNDFNSQLAVHKLAKSIPLRRQVIVSVDSSASLHSRAMLMWPSHLSSSGTPMLSGLSEYELAQDPRWEFPKERLILGKPLGEGCFGQVVMGEAIGLDREKPNNVTKVAVKMLKPDATEKDLSDLISEMEMMKIIGKHKNIINLLGACTQDGPLYVIVEYAAKGNLREYLRARRPQGMEYCYNPDQEPLEIMSLKDLVSCAYQVARGMEYLASKKCIHRDLAARNVLVTEDSVMKIADFGLARDIHHIDYYKKTTNGRLPVKWMAPEALFDRIYTHQSDVWSFGVLLWEIFTLGGSPYPGVPVEELFKLLREGHRMDRPSTCTPELYMMMKDCWHAVPTQRPTFQQLVEDLDRILAMTSNQEYLDLSVPLDQYSPIFPDTRSSTCSSGADSVFSHEAAVREPCLPPSTFPPHPNSRAFKKR; encoded by the exons ATGCTGGTGCCATGGAGCTTGCTGTTCTTGTGGGCAGTACTCACCCGGGTCTCCCTGTCCTTGGCCCGACCTGCGATCACCGAACAAG ACAATCTGGCATCTtctgaggatgaggatgatgatgaatcATCCTCAGAAGAAAACAAGCTGCCCAACAGTCAGAGGCTCCTAC CTATGGCACCTCAGTGGGCACAACCAGAGAAGATGCAGAAGAAGCTGCATGCAGTACCAGCCAGCAAGACTGTCAAATTCAGGTGCCAGGCTAGTGGCAACCCCCAACCTACACTCAAGTGGTTCAAGAATGGCAAAGAGTTCAAGAGGGACCAGCGAATTGGAGGTTTCAAG GTTCGAGAGCACATGTGGACGATAATCATGGAGTCTGTGGTACCTTCAGACAAGGGGAACTACACATGCGTGGTGGAGAACAAGTATGGCAGTATCAACCACACTTACCAACTGGATGTTGTTG AGCGCTCACCCCACAGACCCATTCTCCAAGCGGGCCTGCCAGCCAATCGCACAGCAGTGATTGGCAGcaatgtggagtttgtgtgcaAGGTGTTCAGTGACCCTCAGCCCCACATCCAGTGGCTAAAGCACATTGAGGTGAACGGTAGCCGTGTGGGCCCTGATGGATTGCCATATGTCCGTGTCCTGAAG ACGGCGGGTGTTAACACCACAGACAAGGAGATGGAGGTCCTGCAGCTGAGGAATGTAACCGTGGATGATGCAGGGGAGTATACCTGCTTGGCGGGCAATTCTATCGGGTTCTCTCATCACTCTGCATGGTTGACCGTGTACAAAG CcaaacccccctccccaatACCCAGCCAGACCTACCTAGAGGTGCTGATCTACTGCGTGGGCTTCTTCCTTATCTCTGTCATGGTGGCTATTGCTGCTGTCTTCAAGATGCGCAGCTCCTCCAAGAAGAATGACTTCAACAGCCAGCTGGCTGTACACAAACTGGCTAAGAGCATCCCACTACGCAGACAGGTAATA GTGTCTGTGGACTCCAGCGCCTCCCTGCACTCAAGAGCAATGCTGATGTGGCCCTCACACCTCTCCTCCAGTGGCACCCCTATGTTGTCAGGGTTGTCAGAGTACGAGTTGGCACAGGACCCACGCTGGGAGTTTCCTAAGGAGAG GCTGATCCTTGGGAAACCGTTGGGGGAAGGCTGCTTTGGCCAGGTGGTCATGGGAGAAGCCATTGGCCTGGACCGCGAGAAGCCCAACAACGTGACCAAGGTGGCAGTCAAGATGCTGAAAC CTGATGCCACCGAGAAGGACCTGTCTGATCTGATCTCGGAGATGGAGATGATGAAGATCATCGGCAAGCACAAGAACATCATTAATCTGCTTGGGGCCTGTACCCAGGATG GACCACTGTATGTGATTGTGGAGTATGCTGCCAAGGGAAATCTGCGTGAGTACCTGCGTGCCCGGCGACCGCAGGGGATGGAGTATTGTtacaaccctgaccaggagcCCCTGGAGATTATGTCCCTCAAAGACTTGGTCTCCTGTGCCTACCAAGTGGCACGGGGTATGGAGTATCTGGCATCAAAGAAA TGCATCCACAGAGACCTGGCAGCACGCAATGTTTTGGTGACTGAGGACAGTGTTATGAAGATTGCAGACTTTGGCCTAGCTCGAGATATCCACCATATTGACTACTACAAGAAAACCACCAAT GGCCGCTTGCCAGTTAAGTGGATGGCCCCGGAAGCTCTGTTCGACCGGATATACACGCACCAAAGTGACGT ATGGTCATTTGGGGTCCTCCTTTGGGAGATCTTCACACTGGGTGGTTCCCCCTACCCAGGGGTCCCTGTGGAGGAGCTTTTCAAGTTGCTTCGCGAAGGACACCGCATGGACCGACCCTCAACCTGCACACCTGAGCT GTACATGATGATGAAGGATTGCTGGCATGCTGTTCCCACCCAGAGACCCACATTCCAACAGCTGGTTGAAGATCTGGATCGCATCCTGGCCATGACCTCCAACCAG GAGTACTTGGACCTCTCAGTACCCCTGGACCAGTACTCGCCAATCTTCCCTGACACCCGAAGCTCCACCTGCTCCTCAGGAGCCGACTCTGTGTTCTCTCATGAAGCTGCTGTCAGGGAGCCTTGCCTACCGCCCTCCACGTTCCCCCCTCATCCCAACAGCCGAGCCTTCAAGAAACGCTGA